CATCAATAGACCTGAGCTTCGAAATGCCTTAAATAAAGAAACGTTAAATGAAATGATGGAAGCATTAGAAATCCTTGCAGCAGATGATGAGACCGGATGTGTGGTGTTTACCGGAAGCGGCGAAAAATCATTTGCTGCAGGGGCTGATATCCGCCAGCTGAAGTCAAGAACAGCACTTGATGTCTTTAACCGCGGAGGCATGCAGCAGGTTTATGATTACATAGAAGCCTACGATAAACCAACAATCGCCATGGTGAATGGGTATGCACTTGGCGGAGGCTGCGAGCTTGCGATGGCATGTGATATCCGGATTGCTTCAGAAAATGCCAAGTTCGGACTGCCTGAGCTGAATTTATCCATCATACCAAGTGCCGGCGGAACACAGCGGCTTGCAAGACTTGTTGGAAAAGGTGCAGCAATGGATATGATTCTAAGAGGGAAAATCATTGATGCGAAGGAAGCGTACCGAATAGGGTTAGTGTCAGAGATTGCAAGCATCGAAGAGCTGCAGGAAAAAACTGAGGTAACAGCGGGACAAATTCTTTCAAAAGGCCCTCTTGCGGTAAAACTTGCGAAGCTTGCTGTGCATGCAGGATTTGATGCCGATCAAAAAACAGGACTTGTGATTGAAAAGCTAGCGCAGGCTGTTCTTTTTTCAACTGATGATAAAAATGAGGGAACGTCTGCCTTCTTAGAAAAAAGAAAACCTCAATTCACAGCCAAATAAGAAAGGATGAACACACTTGGCCATTCTCGTTCAGGATATTCGGGAAAGCTTTGAAAGCAGCCCTTTTTTCAACCATATGGGAATTGAAATCATTCATTTTGAAGAGCATTCCGTAAAGATTAAGCTCACAATCAAAGAACATGTCCTGAATGCAAATGGAACACTGCACGGCGGTGTTCATGCGACAATGCTCGATTTTATCCAGGGCATGCTGCTCAGATCCATTACGAAAACTAGATGTGCAACACTAAACCTGAACACGCAATACTTGGCAGCCATCTCAGAAGGTGACATTTTCGCAGAAGCAAACGTTTTGCAGCTTGGCTATAAGCTTGCTTTTTTGGAGGGTGAAATAAAAGATTCATTTGGAAAAATAGTGGCCAAGGGAACAGGAACGTTTAAAGTTATCAGAGGATCAGAAAGTATTTAGATGGACGAAGATTATGCATGTGAAATTCGGCAGGGAGTCTAAATAACTGTTTTCCTGCAGGCGGAATAAAACCTGCCGAATGGAAAGTATGCAGATCGGGATATTTGTCCGGGTATGTGCCGGATGGAACGGAATCTGGGATGGAAGGTCGTTCAAACCCTTTATATATAAAGGGTTTTTTGTGCTTGCTGTTAAAATTATTGTCTTTTAAAATTCCTGAAAAATTCATTCTTTTACTCTATCTATTGACTTGAAAGATAGGTTTTCCTGCACATTAATTCTACTAAAATGTGTATTTATTAGGGCTTTTTATCCATGGTAAATGAAGTAAATGTATTCGGGATTGTGTATTTTTATGTAAATGTTATTGTAAAGTAATGATATTTAATTTATAATTTTAAGAAAATTGGAAATATAAACAGGGGGAATTTGGGTGAAGATATATGTCTCAGTTGACATGGAAGGAATCACTGGACTCGCTGATGAGACACATGTGAATTCATCTAAGCACAATTACGAACGGGGCCGTCAAATCATGACGGATGAAGCCAATTATGTCATCCAATCTGCCTTTGACCATGGTGCAAAAGAGGTCATTGTCAATGACAGTCATTCAAAAATGAACAATTTGCTGATCGAAAGACTGCATCCGGAAACACAGCTGATTACGGGAGATGTAAAACCATACAGCATGGTGCAGGGACTTGATGACAGTTTTTACGGTGCGATGTTTGTCGGGTATCATGCACGCGCTTCAAAAAAAGGCGTGATGTCACATACGATGATTTTTGGGGTCAGGGAGATCTACATAAATGATACGGCTGTTGGAGAATTAGGTTTTAATGCTTATGTTGCCGGCTATCACGGCATACCGGTTTTGATGGTTGCGGGAGATGATCAGGCAGTAATGGAAGCGGAAGCGCTCATACCGAATATCACGACAGCTGTCGTAAAGGAAACCATTTCAAGGTCTGTCGTCAAATCACTGACACCTGTCAAAGCAGGAGAGCTGCTCATAGAAAAGACTGCCCTCGCCATTAAAAACAGAGAAAACGTAATGCCGCTCACTCCTCCAGACCGTCCGCTTATGGCCATTGAGTTTGCCAACTATGGACAAGCTGAATGGGCAGCGCTTATGCCGGGAACAGAGCACTTAGAAAACACCACGATTGTCCGCTACCAGGCACGCGACATTCTTGAGGCTTACCGGGCAATGCTCGTAATGACGGAGCTTGCGATGAGAACGACATTCTGTTAGGAAGTGAGAATTTATGAATACATATCTTTTTAAACGTCTGCTTTCCATGGTCCTTACACTTTGGCTGATCATTACGCTCACGTTCGTTCTGATGCATACGATTCCCGGTTCGCCTTTTAATCAGGAACGCGGGACAAGCGAAGCGGTTCAGCGAAATCTTGAAGCTTATTACCATTTAGATGAACCGCTGCCGGTACAATATGCGATGTACATGAAATCACTTGTTACGTTTGATTTTGGACCTTCTATCAAAAAGTCTTCTCAAACAGTCAATGAACTGCTTGGCCGCGGCTTTCCGGTTTCCTTTGAGCTTGGAATCGTCACGCTTATTGTAGCTGTCTTTTCAGGAATTGCGCTTGGCATCATTGCAGCGCTCCGCCACAATGGATTCATTGATTATTTAGCCATGACAATCGCCGTTCTCGGGATATCCGTTCCAAACTTTATTATGGCGACCCTATTAATTCAAAATCTGGCTGTTAATTTAAAAATACTGCCTGCTGCAACCTGGTCGAGCCCGATGCACATGATTTTGCCGACACTTGCGCTTGCTACAGGACCGATGGCGATCATTGCGCGTCTGACAAGGTCAAGCATGCTTGAAGTGCTTACTCAGGATTACATTCGGACAGCCCGGGCAAAAGGACTTTCACCAGTCAAAATCGTGTTCAAGCATGCACTTAGAAACGCACTGCTGCCAGTTGTAACCGTTCTTGGAACGCTTGCTGCCAGTATTTTAACAGGAACATTTGTAATTGAGAAAATTTTCGCGATACCCGGCATGGGAAAATACTTCATTGAAAGCATTGGAACCCGCGACTATCCGGTCATAATGGGCACGACCGTTTTTTACAGTACAATTTTGATCGTGATGCTGTTCCTTGTAGATGTTGCATATGGAATTTTAGATCCGAGAATTCAATTAAATAAAAGGGAGGGAAGATAATGGAGCTTAGAAAACAGCATGATCCTCACCTTTCCCGGGATATCCCTGATGATTGGTTTGTTCCAAAAATCAGGGACAAGCAGGATGCAGAAGCCGTCGTCAGACCGAGTCTTTCCTACTGGCATGATGCCTGGAGAAGACTGCGTAAAAATAAGCTTGCCATGACAGGCTTGCTCTTCTTGATTTTTATTGCCTTTATGGCCATTTTCGGGCCGATCATTTCACCGCATTCCGTCAGAACACAAATTCTGACTGATCAAAATCTGCCTCCGTCCGCTAAATACTGGTTCGGTACAGATGAACTTGGCCGCGATGTTTTTACAAGAACTTGGTATGGGGCGAGAATTTCGCTTTTAGTGGCAGCGATTGCCGCATTAATTGATTTTGCGATTGGGGTTCTTTACGGCGGAATTGCCGGCTATAAAGGAGGGAAAATCGACCATTATATGATGCGTGTCGTTGAAGTCCTGTACGGCCTTCCTTATTTGCTTGTCGTTATTTTGCTCATGGTCGTGATGGGGCCAGGTTTGTTTACTATTATCGTTGCGCTGACTGTCACAGGCTGGATCGGTATGGCGAGGATCGTAAGAGGACAGGTTCTTCAAATCAAAAACTATGAATTTGTTCATGCTTCTAAATCATTCGGGACGAAAACCAGCAGGATCATCAGGAAAAACCTCCTGCCCAATACAATGGGGCCAATTATTGTTCAAATAACACTTACGATTCCTTCTGCTATTTTTGCAGAAGCGTTTCTGAGTTTTCTCGGACTTGGGATTCAGGCTCCGTTTGCAAGCTGGGGTGTGATGGCAAGTGATGCTCTTTCAACAATCTTAACAGGACACTGGTGGCGCCTCTTTTTTCCTGCCCTCTGTATCTCTCTGACGATGTTTGCATTTAACGTGCTTGGAGACGGACTGCAGGATGCGCTTGATCCGAAGCTAAGGAGGTAACATCATGGAAAAAGTACTGGAAGTAAACGAACTCCATGTTTCTTTTCAAACATACGGGGGACGTGTAAAAGCGGTCCGTGGCGTAAGCTTTGATTTGCGAAAAGGCGAAACACTCGCAATAGTAGGAGAGTCGGGCTGCGGAAAAAGTGTGACTTCCCAAAGCATTATGCGCCTAATTCCTGAACCGCCGGGAACAATTGATTCAGGCTCCATCCTTTTTAAAGGAAAAGACGTAACCAAAATGAAGGAAAAAGAGCTTAGAAAGCTTCGCGGCGCTGAGATTTCGATGATCTTTCAGGATCCGATGACAGCGCTGAACCCAACGCTGACCATAGGTGATCAAATCATGGAAGGCATTATCCAGCACGAAAGCATGCCGAAAGAAAAGGCAAAACAAAAAGCACTTGAGATGATGAATCTTGTTGGCATCCCAAGCCCTGAAGCTCGGTTAAAGCAGTATCCGCATCAATTCAGCGGAGGGATGCGGCAGAGGATTGTAATTGCGATGGCTCTTGTCTGCGAACCTGAAGTGTTAATCGCAGATGAACCGACCACCGCTCTTGATGTGACGATTCAGGCTCAAATTCTCGATTTATTCCGCGACATTCAGAAGAAAACAGGCGTTTCCATTATTCTGATTACCCATGATTTGGGAGTTGTCGCACAAGTAGCTGACCGGGTAGCGGTTATGTATGCCGGTAAAATCGTGGAAGCAGGATCAAGAAGAGAAATTTTTTATCAGCCGCAGCATCCGTACACAAAGGGACTGCTTCGTTCCATCCCGCGTCTTGATATTGAAGGAGAAGAGCTGATTCCGATTGCAGGTTCACCTCCTGATTTATTTTCTCCTCCAGAAGGGTGCCCGTTTGCGGCAAGGTGTGAGCATGCAATGGAAGTTTGTGATCGTGTGTATCCTTTTACGTCTGCATTGAGCAAAGAGCACCAAGTGGACTGCTGGCTGCAGGACAGCCGCGCATTAGCTGCAGCATCAATGAAATAAACATATAGATCAAGAATAAGAGGGGGAGAACAATGAAAAAGTGGATGGCTATATTCCTGACTGCCTTGTTAGTATTTATACTTGCAGCATGTACAGCAAATGAGAGTGCAGGAAAGGATACAGAAAAAGAAGAAAAAGAGAAAGAGAAAATTTTGCACCTTAATAATGGAGCTGAACCAACATCATTTGACCCTGTCATTGGATTTGACGCTGTTTCATGGAATGCGCTGAACAACTTAATGGAGGGTCTTACCCGTTTAGGAAAAGATCATGAGCCTGAAGCAGCAGCGGCTGAGAAATGGGACGTTTCTGAGGATGGCAAAACGTATACTTTCCACATTCGCGAAGATGCAAAATGGTCAAACGGCGATGATTTAACAGCCGGCGATTTCGTGTTTGCGTGGAAACGCCTTTTAAATCCTGAAACAGGATCAGGAGCAGCATTTTTAGGCTACTTCATTGAGGGCGGAGAAGCTTACAACAGCGGAACTGGCTCTGCAGATGATGTAAAAGTGAAAGCCGTTGACAAAAAGACATTTGAAGTTACACTAATCAGTCCTCAAGCATATTTCTTAAGTGTCATTGCGAACCCGGCATTTTTCCCGGTGAATGAAAAAGTAGCTGCGGAAACACTAGACTGGTTTGCAGAAGCTGACACGTTTGTTGGCAACGGACCCTTCTCACTCGAGTCATGGGAGCATGACAAGGAATTTGTAATGAAGAAAAACGATCAGTACTGGGATGCAAAAAACGTGAAGCTTGATGGCGTTCATTGGGCGATCGTAGAAGATACTAATACAGAATACCAGCTCTACCAAACAGGCGAATTGGATACATCAGACGTGCCTGCTGACTTGGCAGAATCTCTTTTTGAAGAAGGAAAAGCAAATGTTGAAGAACAGGCTGGAGATTACTTCTACCGCATGAACGTAACAATTGAACCGTTCCAGAACGTAAACATCCGCAAAGCATTTGCAATGGCAGTTGATCAAAAGCAAATCGTTGATTTCGTAACGAAAAACCAGGAAACAGCAGCATACGGCTTCGTGTCACCTGGCTTTAAAGATCCATCAGGCAAAGACTTCCGCGAAGCAAGCGGCGATCTTGTGAAAACAGATGCAGCTGAAGCAAAAGCATTGCTTGAGAAAGGCATGAAAGAAGAAGGGTATGACAAGCTGCCTGAAGTAACATTAACTTACAGTACAGATGATACGCATAAGAAAATTGCGGAAGCGCTTCAGCAAATGTTTAAGGAAAATTTAGGCGTGGATGTTAAACTTGCGAACCTTGAAGCGAACGTATTTGCAGAAGATCAAAAAGCATTGAAATTCCAGCTTTCAAGAAGTTCATTCTTAGCTGACTATGCCGATCCTGTAAACTTCCTTGAGAACTTTCAAACAGGACATTCCATGAACCGCACTGGCTGGACAAATGCTGAGTACGATCAATTAATCAAAGACTCTAAAAATGAATCTGACGAAGCAAAACGCTTTGAAATGCTGTACAAAGCAGAAAAGATTTTATTTGAAGAAGCACCGATCATTCCGATCCATTTCTACAACCAGGTTTACTTGCAAAATGAAGATGTATCAGGCATCGTCCGTCACCCTGTCGGATATTTAGAACTAAAATGGGCAGATAAGAAGTAAGCCAGGCAAAAGGGGTGTTCAGCTGATTGAACATCCCTTTTCTATATAAAGGAGACTAGTAGCATGATAAAACCCCAGGCTTTAAAAAAAGGCGATACGATCGGCATTATTTCCCCGGCAAGTCCTCCGAATAAAGAGAACCTTAAGCGCTCTCTTTCTTTTTTAGAAGAAACAGGCTTGAAATTTAAGCTCGGCAAACATATTGAACGGGAATACGGATACCTTGCAGGAACCGATGAAGAAAGAGCAGAAGATATTCATACGATGTTTCAGGATCAGGAGGTAAAAGCCATCATCTGCGCTTGCGGCGGCTTTGGAACAGCCCGAATGGCCTCTCTATTGGACTATGACCTTATTCAAAAGAACCCGAAGATTTTCTGGGGTTACAGCGATATTACTTTTTTACATACAGCCATCAGACAGAAGACCGGTCTCGTTACGTTTCACGGACCTATGCTCAGCTCTGATTTTGGAGAGGAAGCCGGTGTTCTTCCGATAACCAAACAGTATTTTCATCAGCTTTTTGAGAACAGCCCTCTAACTTATAATGAATCTCTTTCGCCCCTTGAAATCATGATTGAAGGAAAAGCAAGCGGTGAGCTTGTTGGCGGGAATCTATCATTAATCACAAGCTCGGTCGGTACCGCTTTTGAGATTGATTCGAAAGAGAAACTGCTTTTAATTGAAGACATTGATGAAGAGCCTTATGCAGTCGACCGCATGCTGAATCAGCTTTATATGTCGGGCAAGTTAACAGACGCAGCTGGTATTCTCGTCGCTGATTTTCATAACTGCGTTCCTCAAAAACGAAAAAATTCAATTCCGTTTGATGAAGTGCTGGCCCATTACATAAAACTTGCAGGCAAACCCGCTTTAAGAGGGTTTAAAATCGGACACTGCAGTCCTAATATCTCTGTTCCGCTTGGAACACATGCAGAAATGAATACATTCGAAAAGAAAGTTGTAATCGAAAGCGGGATTCTTTAATAAAGGGTGGATTTTTATGAAAATCGAAAAAGTGGAAACATTTCGGGTGGCTGTCCCTCTGACAAAGCCTTTTAAAACGGCACTCCGGACAGTTGTGACAGCAGAATCCGTCATCTTAAAAGTGACGTGCGAAAGCGGGATTACCGGCTGGGGCGAAGCGCCGCCGACACTTGTTATTACGGGTGAAAGTCTCTCGAGTATAGAAGCCAGTATTCATCAAGTGCTGAAACCGTTTTTAATCGGAAAAAATCTATTGAACTATGAAGTTATTTTCCAGGGAATACAATCGGTCTTAGCAGGCAATTCAAGTGCAAAAGCAGCAGTGGACATGGCCCTTTATGATTGTCTTGCCAAGCATAGCAGACTGCCGCTTTATCAATATTTAGGCGGTTATAAAGATAAAATGGAAACAGATTTTACCGTCAGTGTAAACGACGTGCGGGAAATGGGAGAAGATGCGGCTTCCTATATTCAAAAAGGTTTTAATGTTTTAAAGGTGAAGGTTGGGCTTGGCGACAGTGCTCTGGATATCGATCGGATCAGGGAAATCAGAAGCCGTGTCGGTCCGGATATTAAAATCCGTCTTGATGCCAACCAAGGATGGAAACCAAAGGAAGCGGTCACTGTAATAGGCAAAATGGAAGACCTGGGCTTGAACATTGAATTAGTTGAGCAGCCAGTAAAAGCCCATGACATTGAAGGATTAAAGCAAGTAACTGATACCGTGAAGACGCAG
The window above is part of the Metabacillus dongyingensis genome. Proteins encoded here:
- a CDS encoding enoyl-CoA hydratase/isomerase family protein, coding for MNTFANIEIRKSDGLAYLVINRPELRNALNKETLNEMMEALEILAADDETGCVVFTGSGEKSFAAGADIRQLKSRTALDVFNRGGMQQVYDYIEAYDKPTIAMVNGYALGGGCELAMACDIRIASENAKFGLPELNLSIIPSAGGTQRLARLVGKGAAMDMILRGKIIDAKEAYRIGLVSEIASIEELQEKTEVTAGQILSKGPLAVKLAKLAVHAGFDADQKTGLVIEKLAQAVLFSTDDKNEGTSAFLEKRKPQFTAK
- a CDS encoding PaaI family thioesterase: MAILVQDIRESFESSPFFNHMGIEIIHFEEHSVKIKLTIKEHVLNANGTLHGGVHATMLDFIQGMLLRSITKTRCATLNLNTQYLAAISEGDIFAEANVLQLGYKLAFLEGEIKDSFGKIVAKGTGTFKVIRGSESI
- a CDS encoding M55 family metallopeptidase; this translates as MKIYVSVDMEGITGLADETHVNSSKHNYERGRQIMTDEANYVIQSAFDHGAKEVIVNDSHSKMNNLLIERLHPETQLITGDVKPYSMVQGLDDSFYGAMFVGYHARASKKGVMSHTMIFGVREIYINDTAVGELGFNAYVAGYHGIPVLMVAGDDQAVMEAEALIPNITTAVVKETISRSVVKSLTPVKAGELLIEKTALAIKNRENVMPLTPPDRPLMAIEFANYGQAEWAALMPGTEHLENTTIVRYQARDILEAYRAMLVMTELAMRTTFC
- a CDS encoding ABC transporter permease — encoded protein: MNTYLFKRLLSMVLTLWLIITLTFVLMHTIPGSPFNQERGTSEAVQRNLEAYYHLDEPLPVQYAMYMKSLVTFDFGPSIKKSSQTVNELLGRGFPVSFELGIVTLIVAVFSGIALGIIAALRHNGFIDYLAMTIAVLGISVPNFIMATLLIQNLAVNLKILPAATWSSPMHMILPTLALATGPMAIIARLTRSSMLEVLTQDYIRTARAKGLSPVKIVFKHALRNALLPVVTVLGTLAASILTGTFVIEKIFAIPGMGKYFIESIGTRDYPVIMGTTVFYSTILIVMLFLVDVAYGILDPRIQLNKREGR
- a CDS encoding ABC transporter permease; protein product: MELRKQHDPHLSRDIPDDWFVPKIRDKQDAEAVVRPSLSYWHDAWRRLRKNKLAMTGLLFLIFIAFMAIFGPIISPHSVRTQILTDQNLPPSAKYWFGTDELGRDVFTRTWYGARISLLVAAIAALIDFAIGVLYGGIAGYKGGKIDHYMMRVVEVLYGLPYLLVVILLMVVMGPGLFTIIVALTVTGWIGMARIVRGQVLQIKNYEFVHASKSFGTKTSRIIRKNLLPNTMGPIIVQITLTIPSAIFAEAFLSFLGLGIQAPFASWGVMASDALSTILTGHWWRLFFPALCISLTMFAFNVLGDGLQDALDPKLRR
- a CDS encoding ABC transporter ATP-binding protein; protein product: MEKVLEVNELHVSFQTYGGRVKAVRGVSFDLRKGETLAIVGESGCGKSVTSQSIMRLIPEPPGTIDSGSILFKGKDVTKMKEKELRKLRGAEISMIFQDPMTALNPTLTIGDQIMEGIIQHESMPKEKAKQKALEMMNLVGIPSPEARLKQYPHQFSGGMRQRIVIAMALVCEPEVLIADEPTTALDVTIQAQILDLFRDIQKKTGVSIILITHDLGVVAQVADRVAVMYAGKIVEAGSRREIFYQPQHPYTKGLLRSIPRLDIEGEELIPIAGSPPDLFSPPEGCPFAARCEHAMEVCDRVYPFTSALSKEHQVDCWLQDSRALAAASMK
- a CDS encoding peptide ABC transporter substrate-binding protein encodes the protein MKKWMAIFLTALLVFILAACTANESAGKDTEKEEKEKEKILHLNNGAEPTSFDPVIGFDAVSWNALNNLMEGLTRLGKDHEPEAAAAEKWDVSEDGKTYTFHIREDAKWSNGDDLTAGDFVFAWKRLLNPETGSGAAFLGYFIEGGEAYNSGTGSADDVKVKAVDKKTFEVTLISPQAYFLSVIANPAFFPVNEKVAAETLDWFAEADTFVGNGPFSLESWEHDKEFVMKKNDQYWDAKNVKLDGVHWAIVEDTNTEYQLYQTGELDTSDVPADLAESLFEEGKANVEEQAGDYFYRMNVTIEPFQNVNIRKAFAMAVDQKQIVDFVTKNQETAAYGFVSPGFKDPSGKDFREASGDLVKTDAAEAKALLEKGMKEEGYDKLPEVTLTYSTDDTHKKIAEALQQMFKENLGVDVKLANLEANVFAEDQKALKFQLSRSSFLADYADPVNFLENFQTGHSMNRTGWTNAEYDQLIKDSKNESDEAKRFEMLYKAEKILFEEAPIIPIHFYNQVYLQNEDVSGIVRHPVGYLELKWADKK
- a CDS encoding S66 peptidase family protein — protein: MIKPQALKKGDTIGIISPASPPNKENLKRSLSFLEETGLKFKLGKHIEREYGYLAGTDEERAEDIHTMFQDQEVKAIICACGGFGTARMASLLDYDLIQKNPKIFWGYSDITFLHTAIRQKTGLVTFHGPMLSSDFGEEAGVLPITKQYFHQLFENSPLTYNESLSPLEIMIEGKASGELVGGNLSLITSSVGTAFEIDSKEKLLLIEDIDEEPYAVDRMLNQLYMSGKLTDAAGILVADFHNCVPQKRKNSIPFDEVLAHYIKLAGKPALRGFKIGHCSPNISVPLGTHAEMNTFEKKVVIESGIL
- a CDS encoding dipeptide epimerase, encoding MKIEKVETFRVAVPLTKPFKTALRTVVTAESVILKVTCESGITGWGEAPPTLVITGESLSSIEASIHQVLKPFLIGKNLLNYEVIFQGIQSVLAGNSSAKAAVDMALYDCLAKHSRLPLYQYLGGYKDKMETDFTVSVNDVREMGEDAASYIQKGFNVLKVKVGLGDSALDIDRIREIRSRVGPDIKIRLDANQGWKPKEAVTVIGKMEDLGLNIELVEQPVKAHDIEGLKQVTDTVKTQIMADESVFTPKQAFEVLKTRSADLINIKLMKAGGIYQAAMINQLAEICGVECMVGSMIETRIGITAAAHFAAAKKNITRFDFDAPLMFAKEIVEGGVRYNGRKITFSEGIGLGISDVLVNDGEAAAK